In Bacillus pumilus, the sequence ACCCTCGGTCTAAAAATACGATTATGCAAATGCTGTTCAATGACATGGGCAGCTAATCCGCTTGCTCTTGCCGCAAAGAAAATCGGTGTGTAAAGGGAAATAGGAATTCCAAGCACGTAATAAATAGGTGCTGCGTAATAATCAAGGTTCGGATAGAGGTTTTTCTTCTCTTTCATGTATGCCTCACCTGCTACACACATGTCATATAGCGTCGTATCTCCCTTTGACTCCGTAAGCGTTTTCAGCGATCGTTTTAAAAGAGCGGCTCTCGGGTCCATTTTTCTCATGTATACCCTGTGGCCAAAGCCCATCATTTTTTCTTTTGCGGCTAATTTTCGTTCAATGAGCGCAAGGAAACCTTCTGTTGTTTTCCCTTCGAGTAACATGTGCATGACTGCTTCATTCGCTCCTCCGTGTAGGTCACCTTTTAATGAGGAGATCGCTCCAGTAAAAGCGCCATACATGTCAGAATGAGTAGATGCAATGACTCTGGCAGCAAATGTTGAATTTGGCAGCTCATGTTCGCTATAAAGCGTGAGCGTTTGGTCAAAAGCGGTGATTTCGTCTTCTGTTGGAGTCCGGCCAGTTAACATGGCTAAAAAGGTTTCAGTATAGGATTTGGTCTGATCTGGAGAAATAGTGGCGTCTTTTGTGAGAATGTGATAACTTCCAGCAACAATGGCTGGCAGCTGGCCTAGTAATCGAACTGCACGCGCTTGTTGGCACGCTTCTGATCGATCATGTAATGCTTCATCGTACCCTGCAAGAGCAGATAAGCAAGTTCTCATGGCATCCATGGGGTGAGTGGTTTTTGGCAGCTTTGTCAAAATGGTTTGAATGGTTGGATGTAAGTTTGTTTGTGAGGAAATGTCTTGCTGAAATTGGTGATGTTCCATAGCATCTGGTAATCTTCCATAAATGAGCAGATAGGCTGTTTCTAAGTATGTCTTGTTTTGTGCCAACTCGATGAGGTCATAACCGCGAATGACAATTTCTTCTTGCTTCACATCTAAGTATGAAATGGACGTTTCGCTTGCCACAATGTCTTCAAGCCCCGGTTTATACTGCAATTGTTCAGTCATCATATAACCCCCGTTTCGTTCAATTGTTGTTCTCCAAACGAGCAAACGGCCAGAAATGATGTGATTCTATCGATGGGAAGATACCGTGCAAGCCGGATACCCAATTCCCATTTTATCCAAAGCGCTTCATCTTGTAAATAAAAGAACGTATGTCCAGTTGGACATACGTTAGCTGTAGTAAGGTGAAATCATGATATACACAATGACGCCAGTTAGACTGACATAGAGCCAAAGCGGCATTGTCCATCGGGCAATTTTACGGTGACGCTCGACTTGCATCTGTGCGCCTCTAAATAGTGTAATCAGTGCAAGCGGTACAATGACGGCAGATAACACGATATGTGTGATTAAAATAAAGAAGTAGATCGGGCGAATAATCCCTTCTCCCCCAAAGTGTGTATCAGCTGCCATTGAATGATACGTCACATACGAAATTAAGAAGACAAGTGTTGTTGAAAAAGCGGCAAAGATAAATCGTCTATGCGCTTTAATGTTCTTTTGTTTAATCATGATAAGCGCTGAAAGTAAAAAGATAAACGTAAAGCTATTCATCACGGCATTGAGTAGCGGCAGAAATGTAATATCCAGATGACTAAATTTATCTGTTTTTGGCATTAAAAATAATAAAGCAATTAATCCGTTTATGGCAATTGTTAAGAAAACAACAATGCCAGTGAAATTTTTTGGTTTTTGATTCTGTTCTTTCATGTTTGAAAACCTCTCTTTATTAGTTCCGACTAAGAGTATGTTATTTAACTTTCTCTATAAAGTCAATGAATTCGCTATCTTCGTCGAATTTTAGACAAACTTGCCGATCGCCCGCATTCTAGCAGCTTGAAAGATTCATCCAATTCCTTTAGAATGGGAATTTATGCGGTTTTTATGATCTCTTATAGGAAAGGAGCAATGGACTTGTCAATCTTACAGGAAACAACCAAAGATGTGAAGACGTTAGAGAAAGAATTACAGCAATTGCAGTTCCAAATGTATCGAATGCAAGAAAATATGAAAGATATTTCGAAAAAAGCAAAGATCATTGGAATTGATCAAGCCAAAGAAGATGAGTGGATGATCGTCTCTGCCATTGAAAGTGCTGATACTTGTAAAATCATGTTAAGCGATTGTGAAAAAGCTTTTCGCGGACAATCTGATTTTTCCTTAATAGCAGAATATCCTGAAGAAGGAAAGATTCATATTGCCGATATTAAAGGCCCTCCAGACAATGGTTACGGCTCAATATGTATGAAGCATTTAAAAGAAATCGCAAGAGAACAGAACATTCCAGTGATTACTGGTGATCTCGTTAAAAGAGACTGGAATCATGTGGACCGCTTAATTCATTTTTATGAAAAACACCATTTTGAAGTCCAAATCAATTGGAAAGAACAAAGCGGAGGAATTTATTGGGTGGACAGCTAACGACAAAAACCAGCGTATATCTCATCATAAACGCTGGTTTTTGTCGAAAATGCAAATTTTTCAGAAAAATATGTGTGTTTTGACCAAAAAAAGGGTATAATAAAAGCATCAGGCCGCCACCTGATGCTTTTTTCCAAAAACAATAGACTACTAGTTAAGTACTTTTATTTTGACTGATTTTACGCCCCAATTTTTTGCTTGGGATTTGCTTGGTACATGTACATCGATTTTGTTACCTTTAATTGCGCCGCCAGTATCTGCTGCGATGGCTTCACCGTAGCCTTCAACATAAACCTTACTTCCTAATGGAATGACATTAGGGTCTACTGCAATGACTTTTGCATTCGGGTTTTTGTTTAAGTTTACCCCTGTTGCAGTGATACCTGAAATGCCACCATCATTTGCTGTATAAGCCGTAGCTGTTACAGTCATTGCTTTTTGAACACTTTGACTAGCAGAAGATGATTCTGCTTTAGCTGTTTCCTTTTTAGGAGCAGCTTTTTTCGTTGTTTGCTCTTTTTGGACAGGTGCCTGTTTTTGAACAGGTTCTGAGCTTACCGGAGCTGAGCTTTGACCAGCAACACTTAGTGTTGAACCAATCATAATTATATCTGAGTTTAAGTTATTCCAAGACTTAATATCGCTAATTGACACATTGAATTTTTGAGCGATTTTCCAGAGGCTGTCCCCCTTCTGGACTTTGTACTGCTCCTGAGTTTTCTCTTTTGAAGAGATTGTCAATTTATCTCCTACATAGATCATGTCTGTAGATAAATTGTTCCAACCCTTTAGGTTCTTTAGAGACACATCATTTTTTTGAGAGATTCCCCAAAGTGTATCACCTTTCTTCACAGTGATTTCCTTTGCAGAAGCTTGCTGCGCTCCAAATGCTGTTGTTGAGATTGCTGCAACAGCAACCAAGGACATAATAGTCTTCTTCATAAAGTAAATCCTCCCTTGTTAGCTTTTTATGGCGGCTAACGAGTGCTATCGTAACATATGTAAATGTCATTTCAATAACAAAACGATATGTTTTAGATTACAGTTCCTTTACATGAAACATCTCTCTCCATTGGTAAATCAGACCACAAAATAGCTCGGTCCCGCACCATATCAAGGTTTTGAAAGGATAGAAAACGTTCTGATGAAAACGTGTCCAATCGCAGCGAAAAAAATTTATTTTTCTTCTTCAAACTCTTTATTTTTTCTCTTTTTCGATAAATAAACGAATTTCTTCTAAAAAAACATCCCCGTATTTCTCTCTTTTTTGAGCTCCGATACCCTTAATATGGAGAAGTTCTTCTTCCGTTTTAGGCTCCACTGCTGACATTTCCTTCAAAGTTTGATCTGAAAATACAACAAATGGCGGGACGCCCTGCTCTCTCGCTAACTTCATTCTCACAGCTCTCAATCGCTCAAATAATGCGTCGTTTTCTTGAATGGCCTCTGCTTTGATCGCCTGCTTTTTATATACAGCTTCTTGTCCTACTAACACTTTCTTTCCTTTATGTGTCACCTTTAGCGTTGGATAAGCCCCTTCAGACATGTGCAAATACTCTTCTGTAATTAAAAATTCGATGAAGTCACTAATTTGCTGGGCTGAATGTCGTTTCATTAAAGCATATGTAGGAAGCCGGTCGAAACCAAGGTCAAGCACTTTTTTGTTTTTAGAGCCTGCCAGTACTTGGGCAATCATCATTTTTCCGAATCGTTCATTCATTCTAACCGTACACGATAAAACCATTTGCGCTTCTCTTGTAACCTCTTCACGCTCTCTCTCGTCTAGGCAATTGCCGCATTTTTGGCAAGGGGCGCTTGTTGATTGATCAAAGTAGTCCATGACAAATTGCTGTAGACACTGCTCGGTATGACAGTAATCCACCATTTGTCTTAGTTTAAGCAGTTCATGCTGATACCGCACTTCATCTTCTGTCGACTGTTCAATAAGAAAACGCTGCACTCGTACGCCTTGGGGTGAAAACAGTAAAATACATTCACTTTCAAGACCATCTCTGCCGGCGCGCCCAGCTTCTTGATAATAACTTTCAATATCTCTTGGAATTTGATGATGAATTACAAAACGTACATTCGACTTATTAATCCCCATGCCAAATGCAGACGTGGCGACCATCACCTGGATGTGATCATTTAAAAAAAGGTTTTGCTGCTCTTCCCTCACATCGTCATCTAATCCACCGTGATAAACACCAGCTTTGATCTTTTGTTTTTTTAGGCGATTGTAAATGTTATCTGCTTCTTTTCTTGTAGCTGTATAAATAATGCCAGACTCACGGCTGTTTTTCTTCATATATTGTGTGATAAAACGGTCACTATTTTCTCCTTTGATCACTTGAAAAGACAAATTTTCTCTAGCAAACCCAGTAAAGATGGTTTCTTGCTCGTTCATGCCAAGCTGTTCACATATATCTTGGTGGACCTTCTTCGTGGCCGTAGCTGTTAATGCGATAATCACTGGCCTTTTTGACAGTTTGTTTAAGCATTCTTGAATATAGCGATAGCTTGGCCTAAAGTCATGCCCCCACTCAGATATACAGTGCGCTTCATCAATAGCGATGAAGGGGATCGTCAACCGATTAAGCAGCTGAAAGAAGCGCTCATTTTGTAAGCGTTCAGGCGTGATATAAAGCAGCTCATATTCCCCATTTTCGCATTTTTTCAGCCTTTCATTCATTTCACGTGCTGACAGTGTGCTGTTTAAAAAGGACGATCGTATCCCCATCTCGTTTAACGCATCAACCTGATCTTTCATTAAAGAAATGAGCGGAGAAACAACGATCGTCGTTCCTTCCATCATAAGGGCAGGAATCTGGTAGCAAACCGATTTTCCCCCGCCTGTCGGCATGATGCAGACGGTATCCTTCTGTTTGCTCACAATCGATTCAATGGCCTGTTTCTGTCCCTGCCTAAAGGCGTCGAAGCCATAGTATTGTTTAAGAAGTGCTTCTGCTTGTTCTAACATCCAATTCCCTCTCCGTCATTTGTTTTGTCTATTTTAACATACATTCATGCTTCTACATGCCGTCTGTTGAATTTCGTCTTTTCACAAAATAAAAAGCCATTTTCCAAAATGGAAAATGGCTTGAATCATCCTAGGAAAAGCTGCGGATGCCGTAATCTAAGTAAGAAAGTTTTAAACCACCACTCCTCAAAGTGGGTGTTTGCAGAAACGTTCCTGTCTTCCTCTCTAAGGAGGCATGACATTCCGGCTTCAATATAAAACTCCCTATTACAGCTTAAAGGTTAAAACTTAATTAACATTACGCGCATCGCAGCCTTTAAACTATACTACACGAAAGTTTATTAAATTTCAAGAGATCTTTTTTCTATTAAATACTCATGTATACAAGACATTTGTGCTTGCGTATACAAGAAAACATTATTCTGAAAAAATTTAACTTCTTCCTATTTTTCTTCAATCAACATCTTGCTCTTCCTCTAATCTTTCATACGTGTCTGAATGCATCTGATCCATTGTTTCTCTATTTGTTAAATCACGCATTTGATCGGAAAACGACCGATCAAACTCATTCGGATCTTGATTGGTTTCTTCGTTCTTCTTTGCATCGATTGAATAACGTGTATATGGTACTGCTTTTAACCGTTCGTATGGAATGTCTTTTCCTGTTTTCTCACATATCCCATATGTCCCGTCTTCCATTCGTTTCAGTGCTGCATCAATTTCACCTTCAAGCTGACCATCGACTTGATCCAGCGTTTGTTCTGTCATGCGGTCTAAATAGATGCTGCCATGATCAGCGATGTGATTCCCAACACCATTTGAAATCTCATTTGATT encodes:
- the mmgD gene encoding citrate synthase, with translation MTEQLQYKPGLEDIVASETSISYLDVKQEEIVIRGYDLIELAQNKTYLETAYLLIYGRLPDAMEHHQFQQDISSQTNLHPTIQTILTKLPKTTHPMDAMRTCLSALAGYDEALHDRSEACQQARAVRLLGQLPAIVAGSYHILTKDATISPDQTKSYTETFLAMLTGRTPTEDEITAFDQTLTLYSEHELPNSTFAARVIASTHSDMYGAFTGAISSLKGDLHGGANEAVMHMLLEGKTTEGFLALIERKLAAKEKMMGFGHRVYMRKMDPRAALLKRSLKTLTESKGDTTLYDMCVAGEAYMKEKKNLYPNLDYYAAPIYYVLGIPISLYTPIFFAARASGLAAHVIEQHLHNRIFRPRVRYLGPRGLKVSNDDGKTEE
- a CDS encoding DUF420 domain-containing protein, whose amino-acid sequence is MKEQNQKPKNFTGIVVFLTIAINGLIALLFLMPKTDKFSHLDITFLPLLNAVMNSFTFIFLLSALIMIKQKNIKAHRRFIFAAFSTTLVFLISYVTYHSMAADTHFGGEGIIRPIYFFILITHIVLSAVIVPLALITLFRGAQMQVERHRKIARWTMPLWLYVSLTGVIVYIMISPYYS
- a CDS encoding GNAT family N-acetyltransferase, whose protein sequence is MSILQETTKDVKTLEKELQQLQFQMYRMQENMKDISKKAKIIGIDQAKEDEWMIVSAIESADTCKIMLSDCEKAFRGQSDFSLIAEYPEEGKIHIADIKGPPDNGYGSICMKHLKEIAREQNIPVITGDLVKRDWNHVDRLIHFYEKHHFEVQINWKEQSGGIYWVDS
- a CDS encoding LysM peptidoglycan-binding and 3D domain-containing protein, translating into MKKTIMSLVAVAAISTTAFGAQQASAKEITVKKGDTLWGISQKNDVSLKNLKGWNNLSTDMIYVGDKLTISSKEKTQEQYKVQKGDSLWKIAQKFNVSISDIKSWNNLNSDIIMIGSTLSVAGQSSAPVSSEPVQKQAPVQKEQTTKKAAPKKETAKAESSSASQSVQKAMTVTATAYTANDGGISGITATGVNLNKNPNAKVIAVDPNVIPLGSKVYVEGYGEAIAADTGGAIKGNKIDVHVPSKSQAKNWGVKSVKIKVLN
- the recQ gene encoding DNA helicase RecQ, coding for MLEQAEALLKQYYGFDAFRQGQKQAIESIVSKQKDTVCIMPTGGGKSVCYQIPALMMEGTTIVVSPLISLMKDQVDALNEMGIRSSFLNSTLSAREMNERLKKCENGEYELLYITPERLQNERFFQLLNRLTIPFIAIDEAHCISEWGHDFRPSYRYIQECLNKLSKRPVIIALTATATKKVHQDICEQLGMNEQETIFTGFARENLSFQVIKGENSDRFITQYMKKNSRESGIIYTATRKEADNIYNRLKKQKIKAGVYHGGLDDDVREEQQNLFLNDHIQVMVATSAFGMGINKSNVRFVIHHQIPRDIESYYQEAGRAGRDGLESECILLFSPQGVRVQRFLIEQSTEDEVRYQHELLKLRQMVDYCHTEQCLQQFVMDYFDQSTSAPCQKCGNCLDEREREEVTREAQMVLSCTVRMNERFGKMMIAQVLAGSKNKKVLDLGFDRLPTYALMKRHSAQQISDFIEFLITEEYLHMSEGAYPTLKVTHKGKKVLVGQEAVYKKQAIKAEAIQENDALFERLRAVRMKLAREQGVPPFVVFSDQTLKEMSAVEPKTEEELLHIKGIGAQKREKYGDVFLEEIRLFIEKEKK
- a CDS encoding TraR/DksA family transcriptional regulator, encoding MGLTKEQKADLYERLIQLQEDVKGSKKKEESMLAESNEISNGVGNHIADHGSIYLDRMTEQTLDQVDGQLEGEIDAALKRMEDGTYGICEKTGKDIPYERLKAVPYTRYSIDAKKNEETNQDPNEFDRSFSDQMRDLTNRETMDQMHSDTYERLEEEQDVD